ACTTTGGCTATTTTATGCAGAAACACCAGAAAAGACATTTCAGACACTAGTTGGGCCTGTGACTCTCTACAGCCAAAATTCACACGTAACACCAAACAGAGGTGGTTCATGTCTCCCGAAAGCCCATGCGCTCTCAGCATAGACACTACCTTCTTCCAGGTCTCCACCACGCTCGCTGCATATGCCAAGATGTGGATATACTTGTGCTTGTGGTCCTGGTTGATCCTGGCCCCGGGTTTAAAGAGTGACTGCATGAATAGGTCCAGGAAGGCGGGTACCCGGATCTGAAAAGAAACACAACTCAGTGAAAACGAAAGCAGGAATGAGATGGGAGGTGAATCCACACATGCCCACGCAGGAGTGCCAGCTTGGGTCCTTCGCTGAGAGTGCGCCAGGGGGCTTGAGGGCCGAGGACGTGATAAGGAAGGACCAGGGAGAGGACAGGAACATTTCAACAGGCATGAGCACTCCCTAACTTGAGAACTAAGAGGAGCACCAACGTTCCAAAAGAATATACTTCCAGTTGGCATTGAAGGTGTCCCATCTTATGGTTAAAATGAAAGGCCACTCACGAGTTCAACAGGGGGCGGGTCCATGCTCGTAAACATCTTGAACAGGACTGTGATGTCGGCCGGGTTCAGggctcccttggacagcatggccCCGAGGGCCTGGCACGCCCGGGGGTAGGAGGCAGCTGTGCCCAGAGCTAGTGTGATCTGACTGGCGTCGTGGCCTCTTGATGAAACAATATCAATAACCCGTCATTGGTAAGGTGGCTCCCTGCCCGGCCCtcccctgccttctctccctcccGCCTTTCACATTCATGCTTTGAATTGTTGGGAgtctctttgttttttcaaatttctctcaCCCACTGATATTTTTTTACCTACTGACCCATGAAAACATTTGGAGCTAACTGGGAAAAAAGGATCCAGTGCAGCGTACAGGCTTCCTAAAAGGAACCATGCACTTTTCAGTATCTTAAGACTCtatgaatagaaaataaagctaattagtaaaaataaacttttattagcTAATAAAGCTAATAATTCTGTTCTGTAAAAGATGGACCACAATCTAACAATTGGACCACTGAAGAACTGTTTCAAGACTACTGTCATTTGCTACTGATGAATCCCAATATATTgggaataaataaattcataaatacaGTGAATTAAACTGTAAGCAAATCCTTTACAAAATACTCATCAAAGCAAAATTTTAGAATGCAAGCTCTCTTTCCCAGCTCTATGGGTAAGAGGAAGTTATATCAAAACAGGAGGACCTAGGGTCTTCAGTTGTGGACACAGGGCAATGGAGAGAGCAGAGACAGCGCCTCTCACCTCTCCTGGGCGAAGCGCTGAACCTCTTGTGCAATCCTGCGCACAGCCGAGcccccctgctcctcctgggcCAGCACGGACATCAGGGCCTGTGCGAACAGGTACGTGTGTTCCCCGTGGCACACCATCTTCTGCAGAATGGAGAGAAGAGCATGTTTGAGCTTTGTGACCACAGCAACAGCAAAGGCAGATGAGAGTAAGACGCCAACAGTTCTGCACCTTCTGGGGAGGTGACCTCTGACCCAGACATTCTCCAGAGTAAAGAGcattttgcttttgaaaacacATGACCCCAAATGACCTCCTTCTAATCTGAGCCACATAAAGTAAAGAACTTACTGCAAACTCGGGGAGATTTTTTTCAAGGTTTTCTTCTCCTCCATCTAAAATTGTAGCTAGAGAAGTACGGAGCACTCTAGAAAACACCTCCAGCTGCTGGCAGGCTGTGGACACACTTGTGATCTCCCCTTGGTATCCTGCGTCGGAAATAAGCTACAACACAGAAAGGAGAAGCCAAACACACAAGCCATGGTCACAGGTTCACAAGAAGGTGGCCGACGGCGGGGTCTGGAGTGAGAAGGGCCATGCACTGGTTCTGGGTCTCAAATTTTTACTTGGGTGCCCGTTTCACCACTAACTAGGCTGGTAGCCCCAGccaactccccacccccaacccgtGACGCTTAATCTGTGAGACGGAGGAGACTGACCAGACACTCGTAAGGGCTCCTCTCAGAACACATTGGGCTCTGTAACATGTTACAAACCCTAAAACACAGTCCATGTCAACCCCAAAACATACACAttctgtgcttttctttctcaacattTAACAAGACTAAAGTGAAACAATGAAAACCTCTACCAAAaaagcacacaggatcttttcaGAGGGAACAGACCACCAACCAACCAACTCAAAGTAACCCTCATTTCATGAGtacttttatcttttctctgaCTCCAGGATCTTTCCTACCTTAACAGTGAAGTTAAGCATCAAACAGTCTGGGTGGGCTTCAGCCAGCTTGTAAAAAAGGTCTCTCCAAGTGGTGTGTGCAATCATTTGTTCAAGCCAAGCAGGGGTCTGACAACAAACAGACAGACAGCAAGGTAAGAAGCCTGGCTCTAGCTTAACTGAAGGTTACGTTGTGCCAACAATCACAGAAGAGCCCCTGGGCGCCTGGCTTCAGCTGCAGTGTTCTGTGCAGGAGGAAGCAGGCCCCGGGCTGGTGAGGTCATATGGGGCCGAGTGGTAGAGCCAAGGGATGCCCTCCCACCCCAAGCTGGGGCATTTAGCAGGCGATTCAGAAGTTGGGTCTCCCAGCCTGACTTCAGCCCCCAACTCTCTCATGACAGCATGCCAGGCGCCGGTGTACATGTGGAAGCAGCAACGTGTTCTAGGAGCTGGGGTATAGGAAGGGGAAGTTCCTCACCTCTCCTTCTTCAGTAAAGATAGAGTCTGCTTTGCGGGGGTCAAAATGTTTGATCAGTAAACTCTTCAGgtgattttccacagtttcctgAACCTGCACTGGCTCAACACCTGGAAGAGAATGAAAGCAACAAGATGGAAAATGGCTACTTCTCAATTCGTGTTACTTTAGAGAAAGTAGATCAAGAGTCCATGTGCAAATCATGTATTACAAAACTGCTTCTAACCATTTAGGATTTGGagtttcttattaaaattaaCATTACACATATTTAACATATTGCTAAGACCCCAAAAGGAGACCAGGGCGAAACAGACACAGATGCCTGTTTATGTGTAAAGCACAGTGACGTCTTCTGAGGCTTGCAGGGAACAAGGACAGATTGCCAAAACAGACAGGGAGGATGACAGAAGAACAGCCCCCACAGCAGAACAGATAGCTGTCGGCCAAGAGGCACTCCGGTGTGGTCACCATGACAGCAGCAAGTCGACTTGCTTCTGGGCAGCACTTACCCCACCATGTCATCCCTACTCAAAGGAGCCGATTTCCAGCAAGGCCCTACTTTGATCGTATTAGCTAAAAGCCATAATCATACCTGGTCCTCAATTACCCATCATCCACTGCTCACTATAACAGACTTCTTAAAAATGACACAGTGAACATACACCCTCCAATTCTACAACATGGCAGGGAGCAACTCAGCGAGAATTACACTTGCAAGCTCCCTGCAAACCTCAATTATTGAACCAAGCAGATGAAAATGGGTAAGAAGTTCAATTCTTACTTAGAGaagtctttatttcttatttaaatttatttatttgttgcaccgagtcttagttgtagcacatgacATCTtttgttgaggcatgtgggatctagttcccggaccaaggattgaacccaggtcctctgcactgggagcatggaatcttagccactggaccaccagggaagtccctcttccttACAGAAGTcttaaaaccagaaaaacaaagaaaagctttCCAATTTATCAGCATTATAGTGATCcatatttgcagcaacatggatggacctagagactgtctaCTAAGCgaactaagtcagaaaaagacaagtatcatatgatatagcttatatggggaatctaaaaataaatgatacaaatgaacttacttacaaagcagactcacagacttgagAGAATGGGAAGGGTGGGAGaaaggacagttagggagtttgggatcaacatgtacacactgctatgtttaaaacagataaccaacaaggacctactgtacagcacagggaactctgttcaatattatgtaacaacctaaatgggaaaaaatttgaaaaagaaaagatacatgtataggtataactgaatctgctgtacacctgaagacaacagaacattgttaatcaactatactccaatataaaataaagttttaaaaaaatgatccaattagaaagatgggggtggggaacgGGCAGGCCCTAGGCACCCCCACAAAGCACCTGTCTGGATGAGCCACTCGGCCAGCAGGTTGACGGTCTGCGCCACAGCTGTGTAGTTCTCGGACAAAAGCTGGATAACATTTTCTGGAGATCCTCCTGCCTGAAAATACCTAGAAAAGTGACAGACAAGCTGTGGCACTCGAATGGACACAGAGGGCATGGGAATGGACAGCCATGAGGGGTAGCGAGGAGGAAGACGCGTTGTTCATGCTTTTAAAGTGGGGGCCCATGGAAGCCTTCCACTCATGCATCATGTCCCTCTGACTTTACATGTCACCTCTGGGTCTGTTATGCAGCTTTCTCTTCCCAACGCAGCCAGAGTTTCTCACGTACCTCTTTAGAGTGTTAAAGATGGAGGGCTCCATTATATAATCCCGGGTAGAAAATTTATGTAGGCACTCCTGCTGGACCTCAGCGTCATCTTCTCCCTCTCCATAGTCATCCTCCTGTGGTTGGCAGAAAGAGCCAGGTTATTTTTTCATTACCACAGACACCCTGAAATTTCACCTTAAGCCCATGTAACGCTGTCCATGTCAAGCATTCcacatttatcatttcatttgaCTTTCAAATGACAAGTGACCAAGAGAATGGAATTGAGAATCATACCAAATGGGCCTGCAGCATGACCCCATGCTTGCACAGCGTGCACGGTGGTCACAGAAGTTACTGCATCTCACAGAGGACACCTCGCCCAGTACCTGTCTCTCTTTTCCTGAACAAAGGTAAGAGCAGTGCCCTTGCCCACTGGGTTGCTATGAGATCCCATGAGCTGATTTCTGGAAAAGCCATGCTTAGCACCTGACATTCAGTAAGAGTTCAGCATATTTCAGCTACGATTACTGTCTTCACTGTTACTCTCTCTTATGTGCCACAGAAAGCTTCCCAACAAAGACTGATGAAGCGGTTCTTGAAGACACAAGCCATCCATTTGCTGTTTGGACTCTAGCCCCCATTCTGCACCGAAGTTACCTTTAGCCAGTCACTGAATCTAAGGGCAAAGCAGGATGAGgatgtggaggtgatggactCAATGCCAAGGTCTGTCCAGCTTTAACACTGTTATACCAACAAGCAGATGCTTTTTGAACATTCACTCTGTACTGAGCACTGTACTTGTCActaggaaaattaaaaatgaaagacaacgGACAGTTTTTTTCTGCTGAAGGAGTTTACAGACTAGCAGGAGAGACCAACCTCAGTGCAACTGACCCTTACACAGTGCGGTAAGAGATGAGCCAGGGATCAGCAAACTGGGTgactttcccttcctcctccataGAGTCATGGTTGGACTGAGTGGGAAATGAACATCTAGTCCACCCCTCCATCGTGGGAGCCTAGCAGGGCCAGATCAGGATCGTGCTTCAAGTTCCCCAAAAGTGAGCCTCCCCAGCCCCTGTCTGTGGGGTCTAGGCTTAGCTCTGCTATTCAAAACAGCATAAGCCCTCAATTCATAAAATGAGGGCACTGACTGGACAGCCCTCAGACACGCCCCAGGTGTATCACTATGATTGGAAGGTGTAATGTGACAAATACTAGGGCATTTTGAACAAGATGCTTGAACCACCAACCCACCATTGAACTGACTGATGCCTTACGTGTCTCTCTTCTGGATCACCTCAGTGATCCAGCATCTGCTAGAGTGGTGACGGAGACAAAGGATGTAGGTGGGATCCCCTTCCTTCATGTACTACTTTCTTGACTGTGGGCAGGACCAAGTCCTCCCATCTCACtttcttcatttacaaaatgagCAGAGTAATACCCAACTCAGTATTTGTCCGTGGAATGAGATAATGCAGGAAAGCATCTTACCAGCCCAGATTTTCAGTTAGCTAAATCTGACTCTATCCTTCAACTCTAAGCCTCCAACACCATGGAATGAGCCAACACTTGAATCTTGGAGTGTCACTCCCTGCTCCAACTCTTGAACAAGTCATGCTCTTCAGCAGCTCTCAAAGGCCCTTTAGAACCCACTGCTTCCACCAGACAACTAAGCACACAGGCCTCCTTTCAGGTCCTGGAAAACAGTGCCCACCTTTGCACCCCTGCACCCTGGCTTTGATGTCTTCCTGTGCCCCACCTGCCTCTTTCAAGGGAGAACATGCCCCTGCAGgcttttttccttcaaaacatAACTTCGATTGTCTCACACACACCTAACCTTGACTCCTGTTCAAAGGTAGGTTCCACcctagaaactaacacaccactattaaaaaaaaactagaccCTCGGCAttaaaagtcacttcagttgtgtctgactctttgtgaccccatggctcctctgtccatgggactacccaagaatactggagtgggtagccataccctcctccaggggatcttctagacccagggatccaatctgcatctcctccattgcaggcagattctttactgctcacCCACCAtggaagcaactatactccaataaagattaaataaacagataaataaaaggcAGGTTCCTCCCTCTTGCCCTCTAAACCAACTGCTTTCCAGTCCCCAGGGGAGGAGCCTGAGAAGCTGGGATTCAACCATCACTTCGGGAGGGTCTTCGGATCAGAATCAGGTTGGGGTCCCCTGGCCCAGCGAGAGCGCCCAGTTCGGGACCTGCAACCCTGACTTCAGAAGAGAAGCTTGTGACCGCCCCCTCACCATCCACAGCAAACTTTTGAAGGTCAAGGATGGACGATCCTTTTGTCGTTACTTAGGCCAAGGACTGACTGAATCAGCCAGAGCGCCAAGAGTGTGGTTTACAAACAGTAAAGCACGTGTGAGAAAGTCCAAAGTTGCACTTTCCCCTCCTGATGctgagttggattttttttttttttttaagtatgactACTTTTGAAACTGTCTGAGCTCCATCCTCTACTTTGGAGCTTGTGTCCGCCCCGCCCGGGGGGCTAAGAATTCCCAGGACCCGCCTCTGAGGCCGCCCCAGGGTGGTCGGAGGGTCAGCTCAGGTGACGACTGGGGGGCGGCGCCCGTGCCTGTCCCTGCGGGGACCAGGTCATCgtcccgcgcccccgcccccaagAGGCCGCGCGGTGGGTCCCCGCGGCTGCAACAAGAGGGGCGGGCTCGAGGCAGGGGCGAAACGCGCggcaggagggggcggggcgggctgtGCTTGGATCACGCGGCGGGGGCAGGGGCGGCCAGCCGGCTTCGGGGACCAACATTCCTCGTCGGGGGCGCCCGGTGCCCCCCTCACCTGGCCGCCTTCCGCCTCGTCGCCCCACTCGGCCGCGTTCCCGAAGTAGTCCTCATCCATGATGGCGCCCGGCGCGGCCCCCGCCATCCTCTCTCGCGAGCGCGCGCGAGAACACTGAGCATGCGCACGGCGGACCGGCGAGCGCACGCGCGgccccgaggccccgccccctgcGGTCGCGCGCCTCGTCCCCAGGCGGGAAGTGCAGGGTCCCGGCGGAGAGGCGGGGCCAGGTGGAGGGGCGTGGTCGGAGGGAAGGGGCGGGGCGCAGAGGGCGGTCTATTCGCCTGCAGAGGGAACCGCTGGAGTAGATCCCCCAAGGCAACCTGGCTGGGCCCCAGGGATGTTGGCTCTAGATAGGTAGAAGTTTCAAACTAGACTCATACAGGCCTGGTTTCTGGTCCCATGTCTTTCTCACCAGGACTTTTGGTActctgagcatcactttgctCATGTGACCCCTGGGTTAAGAGAAGGGCAGCCTTATCAGGCAACATggtttatgatatcacttacatgtggaatctaaaatagtgatacaaatggacttacttacaaagcagaaatagattcacagacataaaaaaacaaacatggggaaagggaaggaacaaattaggagtttggggttaacacatacacattcagttcagtagctcagtcgtgtccgactctttgcaaccccatggactgcagcacgccaggcctccctgtccatcaccaactcccagagtttacccaagctcatctccattgagtcagtgatgccatccaaccatctcatcctctgtcatccccttcacctctcgccttcaatctttcccagtatcagggtctaccagtgagtcagctcttcgcatcaggtggccaaagtattggagtttcagcttcagcatcagtccttccaatgaatactcaggactgatctcctttaggatggactggttggacctccttgcagtccaagggactcaagagtcttctccaacaccaggttcaaaagcatcaattcttcggctctcagttttctttatagtccaactctcatatccatacatgactactggaaaaaccatagccttgactagacagacctttgttggcaaataatgtctctactttttaatatgctgtctaggttggtcatagcttttctttcaaggagaaagtatcttttaatttcatggctgcagtcaccatctgcagtgattttggagcccaaaaaaataaagtttatcactgtttccttgtttccctatctatttgccatgaagtgatgggatcagatgccatgatcctagttttctgaatgttgagctttaagccaacttttttactctcctctttcactttcatcaagaggctctttagttcttcttcgctttctaccataaggctggtgtcatctgaatatctgaggttattaatgtttcttctggtaatcttgattccagcttgtgcttcctccagcccagcgtttctcatgatgtactttgcatataagttaaataagcagagtgacaatatacagtcttgacatactccttttcctagttggaaccaatctgttgttccatgtccagttctaactgttgcttcctgacctgcctacagatttctcaagaggcaggtcaggtggtctggtattcccatcttttgaagaattttccatgatttattgtgatccacacagtcaaagtctttggcataggcaataaagcagaaatagatgtttttctggaactctcttgctttttcgatgatccagcagatgttggcaatttaatttctggttcctctgccttttctaaaaccagtttgaacatctggaagttcacagttcacatattgttgaagcctggcttggagaattttgagtgttactttgctagcatgtgagatgagtgaaattgtgcggtagtttgaacattctttggcattgcctttcttagggattggaatgaaaattgaccttttccagtcctgtggccactgctgagtcttccaaatttgctggcatattgagtgtagcactttcacagcatcatcttttaggatttgaaatagctcaactggaattccatcacttccactagctttgtttgtagtgatgcttcctaaggcccgcttgacttcacattccaggatgtctggctctaggtgagtgatcacaccattgtgattatctgggtcatgaagaccttttatgtacagttctgtgtattcttgccacctcttcttaataccttctgctcctgttatgtccataccatttctgtcctttattgagcatgaaatgttcccttggcatctctaattttcttgaagagatctctagtcttttctattccattgttgtcctctatttctttgcactgatcactaaggaaggctttcttatctctccttgctattctttggaactctgcattcaaattacacgttacacattactatatacaaaatatatagcTCCAatatgaagctccaatactttggccacctgatacaaagaagtgactcattagaaaagaccatgataaaaaaaaagaaaaaagaaaaaaaaagaaaagaccatgatgctggaaaagattgagggcaaaaggagaagggggtgacagaggatgagatgttggatggcatcactgacttgacggacatgagtttgagcaagctccaggagttggtgatggatagggaagcctggcatgctgcagtccatgaggtcacaaagagttggacatgacttagtgaccgaacaacaacaatgatatataaaatagataaacaacaaggacctactatatagtacagggttAAGTCCTGAGGATGCAGCAGCTTTGGGAATGGCCAAGGAGCCTGCCCAGGAAGATGCTGCTGAGACCTGCAGCCTTGTGCCAGGCATGGAGCACCACAGAGGTAGGGAGTCCAGGGTTTGGGCAGGTTTTGCAGGGCACCCTCACGAGTCCAATACTGAGTTCAGATTGGGTCGTGCTGATCGGAGGTGCAGTCGGAACACTCATGCCTGGATGTCTTGCAGGTATCCAGAGCTGGGAGTGTGCAGCTCTTGATTCAGTGACTTGGCTCCAGCTTCTATTCACAAGATTAAAGCATATCAAGTTAATGAGTGTCCCTGCAGTTGGCTTGTTTCAGggattattttcatttgctttctgaAAATGTCACAAAGAATACACGACTGTTAAACTCCCACTACTTCtcctcttgtattttttt
This genomic interval from Cervus canadensis isolate Bull #8, Minnesota chromosome 10, ASM1932006v1, whole genome shotgun sequence contains the following:
- the NELFCD gene encoding negative elongation factor C/D, coding for MAGAAPGAIMDEDYFGNAAEWGDEAEGGQEDDYGEGEDDAEVQQECLHKFSTRDYIMEPSIFNTLKRYFQAGGSPENVIQLLSENYTAVAQTVNLLAEWLIQTGVEPVQVQETVENHLKSLLIKHFDPRKADSIFTEEGETPAWLEQMIAHTTWRDLFYKLAEAHPDCLMLNFTVKLISDAGYQGEITSVSTACQQLEVFSRVLRTSLATILDGGEENLEKNLPEFAKMVCHGEHTYLFAQALMSVLAQEEQGGSAVRRIAQEVQRFAQERGHDASQITLALGTAASYPRACQALGAMLSKGALNPADITVLFKMFTSMDPPPVELIRVPAFLDLFMQSLFKPGARINQDHKHKYIHILAYAASVVETWKKNKRVSINKDELKSTSKAVETVHNLCCNENKGASELVAELSTLYQCIRFPVVAMGVLKWVDWTVSEPRYFQLQTDHTPVHLALLDEISTCHQLLHPQVLQLLVKLFETEHSQLDVMEQLELKKTLLDRMVHLLSRGYVLPVVSYIRKCLEKLDTDISLIRHFVTEVLDVIAPPYTSDFVQLFLPILENDSIAGTIKTEGEHDPVTEFIAHCKSNFILVN